In Planococcus versutus, the DNA window TCCTAAAAAGGATAATCCAGACTCAATGCCAATATTTGCTGCCAAATTTAAAGTCATTGTAACAATGATAATTGAACTTAAGTTAGGCAGTACTTGGAAAAACATAATTTTAAAATCGGATGTGCCCAATGTTTTGGATGCTTTTACATAATCCAATTCTTTTTCTTGTAATGCTTTTGAACGTATAAGACGGGCGATTCCCATCCATAAAAATGCAGTCATAATTAAAGAAAAAGAAACAATGCTATAACCAGGTACGGCAGTAACAAAAGCAATAACAATCATCAAAGTCGGTAACACCATAAAAAAGTCGACAAAGCGCATGAAGATGTTATCAACAGTACCTCCGTAATACCCAGAAATCAGTCCTACTAGTATGCCGATTATTCCAGTCAGCAAAGTAATGATGATGCCAATAGCGAGTGAATTACGCGTTCCAATAATTAATTGCCCAAAAATATCTCGTCCACCATAATCGGTACCTAGCCAATACATCGAAGAGGGTGCTTCATAAAGTGCAAATAAATCAACTTTAATGATTTCAGTTTGGTCTAAAATTATTGATGTACCAAATACACCAACAACAATAAGAAACAGGAATAGGAGCGAAACAAAAGCCAGTTTATCCCGTATTAATTCTCTTACTAATATACTAAATCCGGATGGACTTTTACCGAGATCCAAATCTGGTATTTGTGTTCCAACATCTTTATCAAGTCTCATAGTTACACCTCAAAATTGTCATTTATTATTTAATCCGGATACGTGGATCTACTAAACTTAAGATAATATCTGATAACAATGCACCAATGATAGCAGCAAGTCCAAATAGCAGAACAAGCGCTGTCATTACGCTATAATCACGTAAACTAATAGAAGAAAGGAATAATTCCCCCATTCCAGGATAGCCAAAAATGTTTTCAATGAATATCGTTCCGCCAATCAATCCTGTGATTTCGTATCCAAAAAAAGCAGCGATTGGAAGCAACGAGTTGCGAAGCACATGACGATTATAAACACGTGATTCAGATGAGCCTTTAGCTCGAGCTGTTACAATAAAATCTTTTTGTTTTGTGTCAATGATCTCACTTCTCAAATACTGAACTGTAGAAACAGTAGTGATCAAAGCCATCGATACCGCTGGCAATAATAAATGATTCAATTTACTGATAAAATATTCGAACGTTCCAGGTGTTGTACCAGGTGCTACGCTTCCACTTGTCGGGAACCAGCCAAGTTGAAAGCCGAATATGAACAGCATTACCAAAGCAAAAATAAATAACGGAGCTGCAAAACCAATGTATGTGTATCCTGTAATTGCACGATCTAACCAAGTATCGTTAAAACGTCCACTAATAATGCCTAATGGAATAGCGATCAAGTATGTCAAAATCAATGTTGCTAAAGACAACCAAAGCGTATTAATCATTCGTCCACCGATCAAATCAGATACTGGCATTTTAAAGCGGAACGATTGACCGAAATCTCCTTGTACAACTCCTTTAATCCAATCGATGTACTGGACATACCATGGATTGTTCAATCCAAGACGTTCACGCATTGCTTCAATCGTTGCTGGGTCAATACTTGGATCGATGAGTCCGGTTAAAGCATCTCCAGGCATTGCTTGAGCTAAAATAAATACTAAAAGACTTAAGACAATAATTTGCGGGATAGTGATCAGTGTTCTGCGTACAATTAATTTCCACATACCATTCAACCTCTCTCAGCCAACGCTACTTGATGGGTAGCTGAAATTGATTTTAACGAGAAAGGCAAACCTTCTTCATCAAAAAAGTCTTTTTCCAGCCTATCGTACTCGGATTTCACCAATTTACGATTTTCATAATGCATTTCCCGATTACGCGGATTGCTATCTGGAATTGCTGCAATTAATCGTTTTGTGTAAATATGCTGTGGATTAGTGAAAATCTCGTCAGCTGTTCCATGTTCAACGTAACGACCTTTGTACATAATGCCGATATGGTCGCACATATGGCGAATAATGCCCAAATCATGACTTATAAATAAATATGTTAAGTTTAATTCTTTTTGAATTTCACGCATAAAGTTTAATACTTGAGCTTGAACTGATACATCTAACGCAGATACAGGTTCATCAGCAATAATCAATTTAGGGTTTAACGCAATGGCACGTGCAATGCCAATTCGTTGGCGTTGGCCACCAGAAAATTCATGTGGATATTTATAAATGGCTTCTGGACTAAGACCTACGAGTTCCATAAGTTCTTGAATGCGAATGCGTTCTTCTTTTGCAGATAGGTTTTCATAGTTTCGGAGCGGTTCGGCTACAATATCGGCTACTCGCTTTTTAGGGTTGAGTGATGAAAAAGGATCTTGAAAAATCATTTGGATATCTTTCCGTACATCGATGTATTCTTTTTTACCGATTGTAGCTAAATCTCTACCTTCAAACATTACTTTTCCTGAAGTAATGTCATTCAAGCCGATAATGGCTCGGCCTGTTGTTGTTTTGCCTGAACCCGATTCTCCAACAAGCCCATACGTTTGACCTTGTTCAATCGAGAATGACACGCCATCTACTGCACGAACCTGATCTTGTACAGTTTGAAAGACTCCACCACGAACAGGAAAATGAACTTTAAGATTTTCAACTTCAATTAGCGACATAGGTGTGGTCCTCCTTGACTTGTTCTGGGAAGTAAAAATCTTTGTAGCATGTGCAGCGTACAAAATGACCCGTACTAATTTCATGCAGTTCAGGTGATGCTTCGTGAGTTGAATCTTCCATCCAAGGTATACGAGAAGCAAAACGGCATCCTGTTCTTGGCAAGTTTTGGAGCGATGGTACCACGCCTTGAATTACATGAAGATCTGATTTCACTTCTGACAATGTTGGAATTGAGTTTAATAACGAACGTGTATACGGATGCAGTGGATTTTCCATCAATGTATAAATATCAGCAATTTCCACAATTTGTCCTGCATACATAACTGCGACTCTGTCAGCCATTTCTGCAACTACACCCAAATCATGTGTAATTAAGATAATGCCCGCGTGAATAGTTTCTTTTAATTCTTTGATTAAATCTAAAATTTGCGACTGAATTGTTACATCGAGTGCGGTTGTTGGTTCATCAGCAATCAGCAACTCTGGTTGATTTGAAATCGCCATTGCGATAACGATGCGTTGACGCATCCCACCTGACAATTCATGTGGATACTGGTAATACGTTTTTTCAGGACGAGGAATTCCAACTTGGTTTAATAAGTTAATCACTTGTTTTTTTCGTAAGCTTTTAGACGTTTTTGGATTATGAAGAAAAATCGCCTCATCAATCTGCGCACCTACTACCATAAGCGGATTGAGTGCTGAAAGAGCATCTTGAAAGATCATTCCCATTTCATTACCGCGCAACTTTTTCATTTGGTTTGGAGTTGCTTCTACTAGATTATTGCCCTTGTAATTGATGTGCCCTTCAATTTTGGCACGTGTGTGAAGTCCCATAATAGAAAATGCAAATGCACTTTTCCCAGAACCTGACTCACCAACAATTGCTAGTACTTCATTTTTTCGAACGTCTAATGAAACGTTAT includes these proteins:
- a CDS encoding ABC transporter permease, with protein sequence MRLDKDVGTQIPDLDLGKSPSGFSILVRELIRDKLAFVSLLFLFLIVVGVFGTSIILDQTEIIKVDLFALYEAPSSMYWLGTDYGGRDIFGQLIIGTRNSLAIGIIITLLTGIIGILVGLISGYYGGTVDNIFMRFVDFFMVLPTLMIVIAFVTAVPGYSIVSFSLIMTAFLWMGIARLIRSKALQEKELDYVKASKTLGTSDFKIMFFQVLPNLSSIIIVTMTLNLAANIGIESGLSFLGFGFPESTPSLGTLISYARNPQTLELRWWIWLPASVLILVLMLSINNVGQALKRATDARQRRG
- the opp4B gene encoding oligopeptide ABC transporter permease, with protein sequence MWKLIVRRTLITIPQIIVLSLLVFILAQAMPGDALTGLIDPSIDPATIEAMRERLGLNNPWYVQYIDWIKGVVQGDFGQSFRFKMPVSDLIGGRMINTLWLSLATLILTYLIAIPLGIISGRFNDTWLDRAITGYTYIGFAAPLFIFALVMLFIFGFQLGWFPTSGSVAPGTTPGTFEYFISKLNHLLLPAVSMALITTVSTVQYLRSEIIDTKQKDFIVTARAKGSSESRVYNRHVLRNSLLPIAAFFGYEITGLIGGTIFIENIFGYPGMGELFLSSISLRDYSVMTALVLLFGLAAIIGALLSDIILSLVDPRIRIK
- a CDS encoding ABC transporter ATP-binding protein, whose product is MSLIEVENLKVHFPVRGGVFQTVQDQVRAVDGVSFSIEQGQTYGLVGESGSGKTTTGRAIIGLNDITSGKVMFEGRDLATIGKKEYIDVRKDIQMIFQDPFSSLNPKKRVADIVAEPLRNYENLSAKEERIRIQELMELVGLSPEAIYKYPHEFSGGQRQRIGIARAIALNPKLIIADEPVSALDVSVQAQVLNFMREIQKELNLTYLFISHDLGIIRHMCDHIGIMYKGRYVEHGTADEIFTNPQHIYTKRLIAAIPDSNPRNREMHYENRKLVKSEYDRLEKDFFDEEGLPFSLKSISATHQVALAERG
- a CDS encoding ABC transporter ATP-binding protein, whose product is MKDVLLEIKNLETSFRIKDDYYAAVDNVSLDVRKNEVLAIVGESGSGKSAFAFSIMGLHTRAKIEGHINYKGNNLVEATPNQMKKLRGNEMGMIFQDALSALNPLMVVGAQIDEAIFLHNPKTSKSLRKKQVINLLNQVGIPRPEKTYYQYPHELSGGMRQRIVIAMAISNQPELLIADEPTTALDVTIQSQILDLIKELKETIHAGIILITHDLGVVAEMADRVAVMYAGQIVEIADIYTLMENPLHPYTRSLLNSIPTLSEVKSDLHVIQGVVPSLQNLPRTGCRFASRIPWMEDSTHEASPELHEISTGHFVRCTCYKDFYFPEQVKEDHTYVAN